CCCCGGCGACTCCTCCGATGACCAGGGCTGATAGGGGATCGACGAACCCCGCCGCCGGGGTTATGGCTACGAGGCCAGCTATGGCGCCGCTGACCATTCCGAGGGCGGACGGCTTTCCCCTCACCCAGGAGGCGAAGAGCCAGGCGAGGGCCCCCGCCGAGGCGGAGACGTTCGTCACCACGAAGGCGCTCGCGGCGAGGCCGTCGGCGGCGAGGGCGGATCCGGCGTTGAACCCAAACCACCCGAACCAGAGGAGGGCGGCCCCGATCATCGTCATGGGGATGTTGTGGGGCTCCATGTCGTGGTCGCCAAACCCGATCCTTTTGCCGATGACCAGGGCGAGGGCGAGGGCGCCGAAGCCTGAGCTTATGTGGACGACGGTCCCTCCGGCGAAGTCGAGGGCCCCGAGCTGGCCGGCCCAGCCGCCGCCCCAGGCCCAGTGGGCGAGGGGGTCGTAGACGAGGGTCGTCCAGAGGAGGCCGAAGACGATGAAGGAGCCGATCCTCACCCTCTCGGCGACGGCGGAGGTTATGATCGCAAGGGTGATCCCCGCGAAGACGAGCTGGAAGGCCATGAATAGGAGGCCCGGGATCGTCCCCTCCCCCGCGTCCATCCCTACGCCCTTCAGGCCCAGGAGGTCGAGGCCGCCGATGAAGCCTCCGACGTCCGCCCCGAAGGAGAGGCTGTAGCCGACCAGCACCCACTGGACGCTGACCAGGGCCAGGGCCAGGAAGGAGAGGCCTATCATGGAGACGACGTCCTTCTTCCGGACGAGGCCCCCGTAGAAGAGCCCGACTCCCGGTATCATCAGCATAACCATCGCCGTCGAGACCAGGACCCAGGCCGTATCGCCGCTGTCAAGTACCATTATTTACCACCCGTAAACTTCCAGGTTCGCGTCTGGAATTTGCCATCGACGCGTCCGACCCGTTTTACAAGGCAGAATGGGCCCCTGGGGATTTAAAAAGAGATTTGATAAAGCTTCATAGGTATTATGAAAAGAGCTTACCCGGTATGCCCCGATCTGAGAAAAGAGGAGCCTAGACCATCTCCCCTATCCCCCCGTCTCAGCTCCTCGGCCATCCAGGAATGTCTGGCGATCCGTTATATTTGACCGCCGCCCGAGGAGAGCCGCTCTGCGGAGCCGAAAGGGGGAAGAGGAGGCTCCCGGGAAGGGATCTTTCCTGGACGGGGCCCACCGCCTCCGGTCCGATCATCTCCTTTGATCGATCATCTGGGGGGCAGGATCTCGACCCTGATCTTCGAGAGGTCCTCTCTTATCTCGGCCCTCCTTCCCATCTTGGAGATGATCTCTTCGATCTCGGTCCGGATGAACCTCTTTGGGACGTCGTACCCCAGGATCAGGGTGAATTCCGTCTCAGAGGTCCTGATCAGCTTGAAGAGGTTGCAGGCCTCCAGCCTCCGGAGTACCGTCTTAATATCGTGGCTCTTTTGTATGAACTCCTCGGCATGGGCCTGGGATACCTTTTGATGCATCTCCCAGAACTTCTCTTTATCAGGGTGCGACTCGATGAACCTCAAAAAAAGTATCCAGTGGTCTATGTCCAGGATGACGTGCTCCCCCTCCGAGAGCATCTCCGTATAGATGCGGAGCCGATCACCGTCGAGGGATTCGAAGAGGGCTTTGTGTCTGCTGTAAAACTTCAGCGCCGTCCTCAATAGCTCGCTCTGAGATCCCACCAGCCCATCCTTCATCTCCCTGAATATGCCCGCGGATTCGCGGTCGAAGGAGATGGTGACCAAGAACTTATCCGGACCCTTCTCCTGGGACCCCTCCCCTCCCCTC
The sequence above is drawn from the Methanothrix harundinacea 6Ac genome and encodes:
- a CDS encoding ammonium transporter, whose amino-acid sequence is MVLDSGDTAWVLVSTAMVMLMIPGVGLFYGGLVRKKDVVSMIGLSFLALALVSVQWVLVGYSLSFGADVGGFIGGLDLLGLKGVGMDAGEGTIPGLLFMAFQLVFAGITLAIITSAVAERVRIGSFIVFGLLWTTLVYDPLAHWAWGGGWAGQLGALDFAGGTVVHISSGFGALALALVIGKRIGFGDHDMEPHNIPMTMIGAALLWFGWFGFNAGSALAADGLAASAFVVTNVSASAGALAWLFASWVRGKPSALGMVSGAIAGLVAITPAAGFVDPLSALVIGGVAGVLCYRALLFRVGRGLDESLDAWAVHGVGGLWGAVATGIFAVEAVGGASGLLQGNVDQFVAQVIGAVAAVVYAFVVTYAIAKVVDATMGLRVTEDEEYVGLDISQHGEKAYA